From one Pseudomonadota bacterium genomic stretch:
- a CDS encoding glutamine amidotransferase: MLILQLRPEDITSDSEYACILKYGGLRADDTCRLRIERHGIPAGLDLEGYCAVIVGGSPFDISTPAERKSAIQLKIEVDFDRLLAQVVSRDFPFLGACSGNGLLGNHLGTRVSTRYGEAVGCVTLDVTEAGKEDKLLRGLPDRIDVLLGHKEAVDTLPAGAVLLMTGSDCPVQMFRVGANVYATQFHPEGDAEEFVLRIDTYRNHGYFEPHEAEELKRRVSLRPTPYAQEILRRFVASYCRTH, from the coding sequence GTGCTGATTCTGCAACTGCGGCCGGAGGACATCACGTCCGACAGCGAATACGCCTGCATCCTGAAATACGGCGGTCTGCGGGCCGATGATACCTGCAGGCTGCGCATCGAGCGGCACGGCATTCCCGCCGGCCTGGACCTGGAAGGCTATTGCGCGGTCATCGTGGGCGGCAGTCCGTTCGATATCAGCACGCCGGCCGAACGGAAATCCGCCATCCAGCTCAAGATCGAAGTCGACTTCGACCGGCTGCTGGCACAGGTCGTCAGCCGCGACTTTCCCTTCCTCGGCGCCTGCTCCGGCAACGGCCTGCTCGGCAACCACCTGGGCACCCGCGTCTCCACGCGCTACGGCGAGGCGGTGGGTTGCGTCACCCTCGACGTTACCGAGGCCGGCAAAGAGGACAAGCTGTTGCGCGGCCTTCCCGACCGGATTGACGTTCTGCTCGGCCACAAGGAGGCTGTGGATACCCTGCCCGCGGGCGCGGTGCTACTGATGACCGGCTCCGACTGCCCGGTGCAGATGTTTCGCGTCGGCGCGAACGTGTATGCCACGCAGTTCCACCCGGAAGGGGATGCGGAGGAATTCGTTTTGCGGATCGATACCTACCGCAATCATGGCTACTTCGAACCGCACGAGGCGGAGGAACTGAAGCGGCGGGTCAGCCTGCGGCCCACCCCGTATGCCCAGGAGATTCTCCGGCGCTTTGTCGCAAGCTATTGCCGCACACACTGA
- a CDS encoding ferritin family protein, whose product MTGGTRMIDSLPEFLAHAQAMEDESAERYEMLADVMEVHHNAEVAVLFRKLMHYSMKHADEVRSLCSGLALPDIAPWEFNWNCPDYPEGGDCFSEMVHYLMSLRQALDVAVHNEIRGRDFYAWIARESPDAEVRRLAAAMAGEEQGHVELLLAWIERDEVSNDPPLEDLDPPNMPEG is encoded by the coding sequence ATGACCGGCGGCACCAGGATGATCGACTCGCTGCCGGAGTTCCTCGCGCATGCGCAGGCGATGGAAGACGAGTCCGCGGAGCGCTACGAGATGCTGGCAGATGTCATGGAGGTGCATCACAACGCCGAGGTCGCGGTGCTGTTCCGCAAACTGATGCATTACAGCATGAAGCACGCGGACGAGGTGCGGTCGCTGTGCAGCGGTCTCGCGCTGCCCGACATCGCGCCCTGGGAATTCAACTGGAACTGTCCCGATTACCCCGAGGGCGGGGACTGCTTCAGTGAAATGGTCCATTACCTCATGTCGTTGCGCCAGGCGCTGGATGTCGCGGTGCACAACGAAATCCGTGGCCGGGACTTCTATGCCTGGATTGCGCGCGAATCACCCGATGCGGAAGTCCGCCGGCTGGCCGCCGCAATGGCCGGCGAGGAGCAGGGCCACGTCGAACTGCTGCTGGCCTGGATAGAGCGTGACGAGGTATCGAACGACCCCCCCCTGGAAGACCTCGACCCGCCCAACATGCCGGAGGGATGA
- a CDS encoding 2-oxoacid:ferredoxin oxidoreductase subunit beta, giving the protein MTTATATAAVLKARDYKSALKPVWCPGCGHFAVLAAVTKALAYLRLRREEVALISGIGCSSRLPAYVDSYGFHGVHGRALAVAAGLKAARPDLTVLVAGGDGDGFSIGGNHFLHACRRNMDMTYIAMDNEVYGMTKGQASPTTAPDWTRSKLTPHGTGVPRFRPAGIALASGASFIARGFSGDPIELTRLLVEAIRHQGFSFLHVLSPCPTFRPEHKAWKQQVHACRIETTVTAAEAAHLIQQDDGKGTGILYAEQLPVWRPVPGGTGDLSGIEAGFRV; this is encoded by the coding sequence ATGACCACTGCCACAGCAACAGCTGCCGTCCTCAAGGCCAGGGACTACAAGTCGGCGCTCAAGCCCGTATGGTGTCCGGGCTGCGGACATTTCGCTGTACTCGCCGCCGTCACCAAGGCGTTGGCCTACCTGCGGCTGCGCCGGGAGGAGGTGGCGCTGATCTCGGGTATCGGTTGCTCCTCGCGCCTGCCGGCCTATGTCGACAGTTATGGCTTCCACGGGGTCCACGGCCGCGCCCTGGCCGTGGCTGCGGGCCTGAAGGCGGCGCGGCCCGACCTTACCGTGCTGGTCGCGGGCGGCGATGGCGACGGCTTCTCCATCGGCGGCAACCATTTCCTGCATGCCTGCCGGCGCAACATGGACATGACCTACATCGCGATGGACAACGAGGTGTACGGCATGACCAAGGGTCAGGCCTCGCCGACCACGGCGCCGGACTGGACCCGGAGCAAGCTCACGCCCCACGGCACCGGGGTGCCGCGCTTCCGTCCGGCCGGTATCGCGCTGGCCTCGGGCGCGAGCTTCATCGCGCGCGGATTTTCCGGCGATCCCATCGAGCTCACCCGGCTGCTGGTGGAGGCCATCCGGCACCAGGGGTTTTCGTTCCTGCATGTGCTGAGCCCCTGTCCGACCTTTCGCCCCGAGCACAAGGCGTGGAAGCAGCAGGTGCATGCCTGCCGCATCGAAACGACCGTCACCGCCGCCGAAGCGGCGCACCTGATCCAGCAGGACGACGGCAAGGGTACCGGCATACTCTACGCCGAACAGCTGCCGGTATGGCGGCCGGTGCCTGGCGGCACGGGTGACCTGTCCGGCATCGAGGCGGGCTTCAGGGTATGA